Genomic window (Sphingosinicella microcystinivorans):
GGGCGCAGGCCCTGATGACATCACAATGGCAAGGCCTGACTGGAATGGCACGATTGCCGAAGTCGGCCGGAAAGCCGCATTGTCGTTGCTTTCGGGTCCGCAGGCACGGCCTGACGCGATCTTCGCATTCAACGATGAAGCCGCGATAGGCGCCATCACCTGCGCCCGCGATCTGGGCCTGAACATTCCGGGCGACGTCGCGATCGCCGGCTTCGACGACAGCTATATGGCGCAACTCGTCTGGCCCCAGTTGACCACGGTGCATCAGCCGATCGCCGAAATCGCAATCAAGGCCATTCAGGTGATCGCCGAAGAACAACCCGCAGAGCACCGACGAATCTATATGCCTACGCATCTCGTTGTTCGAGACAGCGCATAGGGCCATTTGCCGAATGCACGTACTTTCATGGCATGGACGAAAATTGCAGGACATGAAGGAAATCGTGCCTGCAGGCCGGGCGACAGCCGACATTGCCGCGCCCGCATCGTGCGCAGCGTCGCCGGGATCATCCAGCTGTCGAGCGCCGGAACGGGGAGCCTGCGGAACTCTAGGTTCGAGCCACTTCCGCCTCACCCCGTCGTCGACAGCGCGCGGCTACAGGCCTCGCGCGTCGCGCAGATATAGAGGACCGACTTGGCGCGCGACATGCCAACGTAGAGCGTTTCCCGATCCCGCCCGGGCGTGCAGTCGTCGAGCGCCCAAAGGATGATGACGGGCCGTTCGAGCCCCTTGAAGCGCGCCACCGTGTCCACGGTGATGACACCGGGGTCATATTCCTCGATCCAGCCGAGCCGGGAGTCCGAGGGGATCGGGACTCTCGCCAGCGCGGTTTCATAGGCGCTTCTGAGCGCCCCCTTGCAGATCAGGACTGCGATGTCGTGGGGAGCGATCCGTTCCGCAACGATCAGCCGCGTCAGCAGCGAGCCGATGGCGCGCGCCTGCCGCTCGATCCCGCCGGCGTGGATCGTCCCGACCTCGACGCCCGCGATCTCCGGCGCCGCGACGGCCGTGCCGCGATAGTGGCGGTAGGCCGCGTCATGGATGGCGCTGGTGTTCCGGCAGTTGCGGTCCAGGATCATCGGTTCGCCCGGAACGGGAATGCTCGCCGACCGGTGATAGAGGTCCTGGTTCTCGTCGAGGAAGACATAGAGCATCCCCTCGTCGGGCCGGGTGAGCAGCATTGATCTTCCCCCGGTTGCGCGGACACCGATGAAGGGCTCATTGGAGCCAGGAGGTGTAAGATGGCAAAGGTTGGGAAGCGATATTTCACGGACGAGTTCAAGCGCGAGGCGGTGACGCTATGGGAGACGAGCGGTCGGATGCAGGCCGACGTTGCGCGTGAGTTGGGTATCATGCCGACGATGTTGAGGCGCTGGCAACGGGCACTGGAGATCAAGGGGACAGTGCCTGCGGCGAAGCCGCTATCATCGTCGATGGCGTCGCCGGCGGATCAGGCGTCGGAGATTGCCAGGCTACGCCGCGAGCTCGATCGCACGCGCATGGAGCGCGACATTCTAAAAAAGCGGTCGGCATTTGCGCGGAGATGCCACGGTGAAGTTCCAGTTCATCCGCGCCCATGCTGGCCCCTGGCCGGTCAGCGTCATGTGCCGCATGCTCGGTGTGTCGCGCAGCGGCTATTACGATTGGCGCGATCGACCGCCGAGTATGCGCATGACGGAGAACGCCGTGTTGCTCGCCGATATCCGCCGGATCCAGGCGCGGCATTCCGGGCGATACGGCAGTCCCCGGATGCATGCCGCGCTGCGCGCGGAAGGGCGCGGCTGCAGCCGCGGTCGTGTCGAGCGGCTGATGCGCCGTCACGGCATTCGTGCGCTTGCCGGTCGCCGCTTTCGGCCCTCGACGACCGACAGCCGCCATTACCTGCCGATCGCGCCGAACCTGCTAGCGCAGCGCTTCGAAGCAACGGCGCCGAACCGCGTGTGGCTGGCCGATATCAGCTATATCCCGACCGGCGAAGGCTGGCTGTATCTGGCGGCCGTGCTCGATCTGGCGACGCGCAAGATCGTGGGCTGGGCGATGCGGGATCACATGCGCACCGAACTGACGCTCGCTGCGTTGATGATGGCCGCCCAACGGCAGCGACCAGCACGCGGACTCGTGCATCACTCCGATCGCGGATCGCAATATGCCGCCGGGGCTTATGTCGATCAACTCACCGCGATCGGCGCGACCGCGTCGATGAGCCGCACCGGAAACTGTTACGACAACGCGCCGATGGAGAGCTTCTTTCATACGCTGAAGGTCGAACTGGTCCATCAATGCCGCTGGGCAACGCACGTCGAAGCCCGGCAGGCTCTGTTCGGATATATCGAAGGCTATTATAATCGGCATCGCATGCACTCGGCGCTCGGGTATCTCACCCCCGAACAGGCCGAGCAACGCATGACGGGCTAACCCTAGTGTCCGCACAACCGGAGGAAGATCAGCATCTCGATCGGAAGCCAGAACGCGTCGCCGAAGTCCTGACCCTCGTCGACGACGATCGCGTCATAGGCCGGCCCCAGCAGGTTCACGGCAGTGGCCAGCGCGAGCGGCATCTGCAGCTCGAACTTGTCCGCCCCGGGATGGTCGCGCCCGGCTTCCGCCATGACGTCGCGCCCCAGTTCCATGCGCGCCCGGCTCGCCCAGCGATGACAGACCTGGTGGAAGGTCGCGACGTCGAGGCCGTCGATGCCCTCGCACTGCTCGCGCAGGTGATCCGCCAGCCCGCGGTTGAAGCAGACGAGTAGCGTGCGCAGCCCCTCGTCGGCGAGCCTGACCGCCTTCTCCCGCGCGATCAGGGTCTTGCCGGTTCCCGCGCCGCCGGAGATCATGACCCGCCGTTGCCGCCGCAACATGTCCAGGATCATCGCCTGGCGCCGGGTGAGCTCGATCCGCCGCACCTCCTCGTCCTGGATCCGGGCGGAAAGGAGCGGGCGCGTGGTCGCCGCGCGGGCGAAGATGCGGATGATGGCATTGACGCCCCGGCTGCCGATCTCCGCGATCCGGCCTTTCTCGTCGTCCCGCCAGTAGGCGAAGACCCGCTCGACCCACCCGGCCAGCGATTCCATGTGGCCCCGGTCGCCGATCAGCGCGGCCGGAGCATCCGGTCCGCACAGCCGCGCCCCGTCGCCGACGTCGGGAAGGAACACGGCATGGCCGAGGTTGAAGCGGCCGATGCGGAGCGTCTGCCAAGCCGGATTTTCCCTGATCTTCTCGAGGATGCCATATTTGCCGGTCCTCGCCTGCTCGAAGGGGTTCCTGATGTCATGGACCGTCCCGTCCCTGTCGGTCGAGGTCCATGCGCGCGTGCTGTAATCGAGCGAAACCCGGCCGCCCTTCACCTCGACGACGAGCACGCCGCGGCGCGGATGGCAGATCAGGAGGTCGGTCTCTCCGTCCCGCGGCCCCGAACCGCCCGGCTTCGATATCCATGCGACCGAATGCAGAACCGTGTAGTCGTCGTCGAGCTGCTTCCCCAAGGCCTCGAAAAGCTTCAGCTCCGCCTTCGAATCCGACGTCGCGACCTCGGGGGAAGGGATGCACCTTGCCATCAGTCGATGATCTGCAAGTTGGAATTACAGGGAATCCGCTTCACGCCCCCGAAACCGAAGCCGACCTTCAACGACAGGGCGACGCCCCGGGCGATCACGATGATGGTGCCCGTACCCTGATGCCTATTCGGAGTTCCAGCGCGCATGACACAATTACTAACACTTTACTTGCTGGGCGTTTCCATATGCTGATCACCTTCCGGCACCCTAGCATCGAATCAAGGGCCGGACCATGCTTCACCTTATTTTGAACTTTCCCGCTCTTCAATTCCGGCCTTCATCCTTTGCCCGAGATGGAAGGCCGGCGCGCGGCATGGGCTGCGATGATTGCACCATCGCAGGGGCTTTGGATGCAAATGACCGCCGGGAATGGCGCCCGCGTCTAGCCCGCGAGCTCCACGAGCTGCGCCGTGGGCCGCGCCTTGACCTTCGTCGGCCCGGCGAGCGGCTGAAACCGTGCTGTGAAGAAGCGCAGCACCTTCGGCTCGTAGACCATCTCAAGGCCCCGGATCGTATCGCGGCGGCGGTGCAGCGCGATGCAAGCCTCGGCAACCGTGTCGAGATGCGCGTAGGTGTAGACCCGCCGCGGGATGGTGAGCCGCACCAGTTCCAGCTTCGGCCGGTGGTGGTCGCCCGTCTCGCGGTTGCGGCCGGCCGAGACGATGCCGCGCTCCATGGCGCGTACGCCGGCCTCGACATAGAGCTCGGCGGCGAGCGTCTGGGCGGGAAAGCGGTCTTGCGGGATGTGCGGCAGGAAGGCCTTCGCGTCGATGAAGACCGCGTGCCCGCCGGTCGGCTTGACGACCGGGATGCCGGCCTCGTCCAGCCTGTCGGCGAGGTAGCGGCATTGCGTCACGCGGTGGTGGACGTAGTTGTAGTCGACCGATTCGACGATACCGCGCGCCATGGCCTCCATGTCGCGGCCGGCGAGCCCGCCATAGCTCGGCATACCCTCGAACAGCACCACGAGCTCCGACGCCTTCTGGTAGAGATCGTCGTCGTTCATGCACAGGAAGCCGCCGATGTTGACCAGGCAGTCCTTCTTGCCGCTCATTGTGCAGCCGTCGGCGTAGGACATCATCTCCTTGAGGATCGCGGCGATCGAGGCCTCCGCATAACCCTCCTCGCGCATCTTGATGAAATAGGCGTTCTCGATGCAGCGCGTGGCGTCGTACATCACCTTGATACCGTGCGCGGCGCACAGCCTGTATACGGCGCGCATGTTGGCCATGCTGACCGGCTGCCCGCCCGCGAGGTTCACCGTGACCGCGAGGCACAGGTAGGGGATGCGCCCGGCGCCGACCTCGGCGATAAGGCGCTCCAGCTTGGCGAGGTCGATATTGCCCTTGAAGGGCAGCTCGATCTGCGGGTCATGCGCCTCGTCGACAATGACGTCGACGAAGGTTGCGCCGTTGCGCTCCTGATGCGCGCGGGTCGTGGTGAAGTACATGTTGCCCGGCACGTAGTCGCCCGGCTTTATCATGATCATCGACAAGAGGTTCTCGGCACCGCGGCCCTGATGGGTCGGCACGATGTGGCGGAACCCGTAATACGTGCGCACGACCTCCTGCAGGTGCAGGAAGTTGCGGCTGCCGGCATAAGCCTCGTCGCCCAGCATCATCCCGGCCCACTGGTTGTCGCTCATCGCCGTGGTGCCGCTGTCGGTCAAAAGGTCGATCGTGCACTGGTCCGAGCGCAGCAGGAAGGTGTTGTAGCCGGCCTCGGCGATGAAGCGATCGCGCTCGTCTCTGGTGGTGACGGCGATCGGCTCGACCACCTTGATCTTGTACGGCTCCGGGACGTAGCGCCTGTCCATCCTGATCTCTCCCTATGGCCGCGCGTCCAGCGGCGTGTTTGCGGTCACGAAGTCGGCGAGCGCGTCGATGTCGGTCACCACGATCCCGTGCGTGTTCTCCTCGAGCAGGCCGGCGCGCTTCAGCGCACCCACGGTCCGGCTCACGGTCACGCGGTGGAGGCCGAGCAGGTCGCCGATGTCGGCGTGCGAGAGCGGCAGCCGCCGCGAGTTGCGCGCGAGGCACAGGCCGTAGAGGAAGCGGCCGACCCGCTGCGGCACCGCCAGGAAGGCGGTCTCCTCGACCTGCGTCGACATCACGTAGCACTTGGCGGAAAGGTTGGAGAGCAGCGCCGCGCTCACCGCCGGACGGGACGGCAGCAGCTCCTCCAGGATCACCTTCCGGGTAAACCCGTAGGCGACGCAGTCCTCCATGGCGGTGATGTGGTGCATGTAGGGATGGCGGCCGAACATCGCCGCCTCGCCAAGCGTCGAGCCCGGCCCGCTCAGCCACAGCGTGCGCTGCAGCCCGGCCTCGCTCGCGGCCGCGACCTTGATCATGCCCGAACGCAGCAGGAAGATGCTCGCCACCTCGTCCTCGGGCCGCTGGATGACGGTGCGCGCGTTCCATGTCACCTTGCGGCCGAGATGCAGCACGTCGTCCCAGCCGCTCTGGTCCCGGAACTCGATCCAGGGCACGATCGGGGACTGGTCCCCCTCGCCGGCATGAGCCCGCATGACCATCAACCGTTACCTCACGCAGCCCTGAACATTGGCAATCCTTCCTAGGAGCCGATCGCCTGCCGGTCAGTAGCGGCAACTACAATTCCACGATTCAGCAGCCTTGAAGAATGGTCGAAATGTCGCAGCGGGCAGGTCGGGCACGACGGGCATCCCGACGCAGCGCGGCCTTCATTCCTCGCGAGCACATTTCATTCACACTCTACATAGTGAATATTGACTCGTCCGTGAGTATGGCGGATAAACTCGTCCCAGGTCGGCGCCAACGAGCGCCGACGGGGAGGGAGAGTTCATATGAAGGCTGGACTTTTTGCGTCCGTCTCGGCGGTCGCCCTTTTTGCTCTACCAGTGACCACCATGGCCCAATCGACCGGCGCCCCGGCGCCCGCGGGCACAACAGCGCGGGATGATCGACGCGACGAGGACATCATCGTCACCGCCACCCGCCGCACCGAGCGGCTTCAGGACGTTCCGCTCAGCGTCACGGCCTTCGGGCAGGATGAGCTCGATGAGCTGGGCGTTGTCGGTTACGAGGGGATTGCCCAGAATACGCCGGGCATCGTCGTCAACCGCCCGACGCAGAATTTCAACAATTTCACGAGTCGCGGCATCAACACCAACGGCTACAGCGCCGGGCTGCAGAGCGCTGTCGCCATCTACGTGGATGAGCTGCCGATTTCCGCGAACGGCAACTCGACGATTCTCGATCCGAATCTCTACGACGTCGAGCGCGTGGAATTCCTGCGCGGACCGCAGGGCACGCTGTTCGGATCGAATTCGCTCGCAGGCGCCATGCGTATCCTGACGCGCAGCCCCGATCTCGACGAGTTTCAGGCGTCCGCCAGCGTCGATCTCGGCCTCACCGGCTCCAGTTCCGTGCGTCAGCGCTACAACGCGATGATCAACCTGCCGATCATGACCGACGAGCTGGGTCTGCGCGTCACCGGCTATTATCGCAACGAGGACGGCTGGGTCGACAACATCGGCACCGGCGTCAAGGATTCGAACAGTCTCGAAGCCTATGGCGGGCGCGCGATCCTGCTGATGCAGCCGAGCGATCGCATGAAGGTGAAGCTGCTCGCGTCCTACGAGAACAGCAAGCCGGCGGATTCGGCGCTCACCAACCCGCTCCTCGGCAAGTTCGTGCGCCGTTCGGACCGGCCCGACCTGTTTCAGGGCAAGCTCACGAATTACAACGTGACGGTCAATTACGAGTTCGATTTTGCCGAGCTTATCAGTTCCACGACGCTGTCGGATTACGATGCCTCGTTCTATGTCGATCTCGCCGGGACGTTCGCGCAGGCGTTTCCGTTCGCGCTCGACGCCTACGGCTACGACGACCTGTTCGTCCAGGAAACGCGGCTGGTTTCCCGCACCTCGGGGCCGGTCGACTGGGTCGCCGGCTTCTTCTATTACGACAAGCGGCGCACGGTGGATTTCGCCTATCGCTCCACGCAGGAATTTCTGGACGCGCGCGGCCTGACCGGGCTGCCAGACGAATACTACCAGCGTTTCAACAGCTACACCGACCAGACCGAGATTGCCGGGTTCGGCGAGGTATCCGTACACTTCACGGACAATTTCTGGGTCACCGGCGGTCTCCGCTACGGCCGGACCGAGGTTCAGTCCTTCACCCGCGGCGGCGGCTACAACAGCAACTATCTGACGCTGGCCTTCCTCGGCATTTCCAATTTCCCGCTGACGGTTACGCCGGTCACTCCGGTCACCGGATTGAAAGTCTCGGACGACCGCGTGTCCTACAAGGCCAGCGTCTCGTGGCGGCCGATGCCCGAACTCACCACCTATGCGACGGTGTCGACGGGATTCCGCACCCCGGTCGTCAACGCGCGCGCCGGGCTCGTCAGCACGATCAATCCCAGCGACATCGTGATCCCGGACGGCGCCAAGTCGGATAGCGTGACCAACTACGAAGTCGGTCTCAAGGGTCGCTGGCTGGGCGGCGATCTCACCACCAACTTCGCGGCCTATTATATCGACTGGCAGGACATTCAGGTTCAGGCGAACCGCGTGTCGGATTCGATCCAGTTCGCGACCAACATCGGCGGCGCAGAAAGCTACGGCCTCGAATTCGAGATCGTTGCAAGGCCGGTCGAGGGCTTGAGCCTCGCGCTCAACGGCTCATTCAACAGGGCCAAGGTGACGGAATTGTCGGCCATTGAAGCGGCGATTTCCGGTGCGGAACCCGGTGTCCGTCTTGCCTCGCCGCGTTTCCAGGGATCGAGCACGCTGCGCTACGACTTCTCGATCGGAGGCGACAAGAGCGCGTTTGCAGCGGTCAACGTCTCACACGCGGGGTCCTTTCCGAACCAGTTCCCCAACGTGCCGGGCAACCCCAATGCCGTCAGCCCCACCTATGACTACACCGAGGCATGGACCAACGTGAACCTCTATGCGGGTGCGAAGCTCGGAAGGCTCGACCTCACCGCCTATGTCGAGAATCTCTTCGACGACAGCTCGATCACCTATGTCCACCCCGAGGCGTTTCTCGACGGCCGCTATGCCCGGCTTCGGCCGCGCACGGTCGGCGTGCGCGCCAATTACCGCTTCTGATCCGGCGTGAGCGAAGGAAGGAGTCGATGATCCGCCTGCAATTCGCGCTCATGCTGGCGGCCCTCGTGGCCGGTCCGGCCGCTGCCGGTTCCGTGATCGACGCCCCCGGCGGTACGGTGCGCGGGACCGAGGATCGCAGCGTGCGCGTGTTCCGCGGCATTCCCTTTGCGCAGCCGCCCGTGGGCGAACGCCGGTGGCGGCCACCGGCGGAGCTGCCGCGCTGGGAAGGTGTGCGCGAGGCGACGAGGTCGGGGCCCGCCTGCGTCCAGCCGAAACCTCGCGCCGCCAGCATCTATGCGTGGAAATTGCCCGCGATGAGCGAGGATTGCCTGTCGCTCAACATATGGGCGCCGCAGGCGGCGGACAGGGCCCCGGTGTTCGTATGGATCCACGGGGGCGCGCTGACGACGGGATCGGCAAGCGAGCCGATCTACGACGGGACGGCGCTCGCGAAGCGCGGGCTCGTCGTGGTGTCGATCAACTACCGGCTCGGCGTGCTCGGCTATCTCACCCACCCCGCGCTCAGCGCTGAAGCACCAGACGGCGTGTCGGGCAACTACGGGCTGCTCGACCAGGTGGCGGCGCTCGCATGGGTCAGGCGCAACATTTCGGTCTTCGGAGGCGATCCCGCCAATGTCACGATCGCGGGAGAGTCCGCGGGCGCGCTCAGCGTCATGGCGCTGATGGCCGCTCCCCCTGCGCGCGGACTGTTCCAGAAGGCTATTGCACAGAGCGCCTATATGGTGTCCGCCCCTGCCCTGCGCGAACGGCAGAACGGCATGGTGCCCGCCGAGGAACAGGGCAGCGACCTCGCAGCGAAACTGGGCGCCGCCGACCTTGCCGCACTGCGCGCGATGGACGCGGAGGCCATCGTCGAGAAGACGGCGGGCACGGGGTATTTCCCCTTCATCACGATTGACGGCAAGACCTTGCCGCGCCAACTGGTCGATACCTTCGATCGCAGCGAACAGGCGCCGGTGCCGATCCTCGCGGGTTTCAACAGCGGCGAGATCCGCTCCCTGCGTTTCCTGCTGCCGAAGCCGCCTGCGGGCGAGGCCGCCTACGAGGCGGCGATCCGCACGGGCTACGGCGACCTCGCCGACGCGTTCCTCGCCCGTTATCCGGCGAAGACCATCGAAGAGAGTATGCTCGCCGCGACACGCGACGCCATGTACGGCTGGACGGCCGAGCGCCTGGTCTCCAACCAGGCGGCGTTGGGGCAGCCGGCGTATTTCTATCTCTTCGATCACGGGTATCCTGCGACGCAGGAATGGGACCTCCATGCCTTCCATGCCGCCGAGCTGCCGTATATTTTCGACACCGCCGGAAAAACGCCGCCGCTGTGGCCGAAGATCCCGTCGAACCTCGCCGAGCGCAGGCTGACCGACGCGATGGGCGATTACTGGGCAAGCTTCGCCGCGACCGGCAAGCCGCGTGCGAAGGGCTGGCCCGATTGGCGGCCCTATTCCGAAGATCGGAGCTTCCTGCATTTCGCCGATGTGCCGCGCGCGGGCAAGAACCTGTTTCCCGGCGTCGCGGCGCTGCACGAGGCCGTGGTGTGCCGCCGCCGCGCGGCGGGCGACATCGCCTGGAACTGGAATGTCGGCGTCGCAGCGCCGCCCTTGCCGCCGAAAGCCAAGGGATGCCAATGAACGACGGCGCGATGCAGTATTATGGACTGACGCTCGACAAATTCCTCTCCCACGCCGCGAAATGGCATACCGACGCCGAAGTGGTGTCGGGCGCGGCGGATGGAGCCGTTCAGCGCATTTCCTATGGCG
Coding sequences:
- a CDS encoding carboxylesterase/lipase family protein, encoding MIRLQFALMLAALVAGPAAAGSVIDAPGGTVRGTEDRSVRVFRGIPFAQPPVGERRWRPPAELPRWEGVREATRSGPACVQPKPRAASIYAWKLPAMSEDCLSLNIWAPQAADRAPVFVWIHGGALTTGSASEPIYDGTALAKRGLVVVSINYRLGVLGYLTHPALSAEAPDGVSGNYGLLDQVAALAWVRRNISVFGGDPANVTIAGESAGALSVMALMAAPPARGLFQKAIAQSAYMVSAPALRERQNGMVPAEEQGSDLAAKLGAADLAALRAMDAEAIVEKTAGTGYFPFITIDGKTLPRQLVDTFDRSEQAPVPILAGFNSGEIRSLRFLLPKPPAGEAAYEAAIRTGYGDLADAFLARYPAKTIEESMLAATRDAMYGWTAERLVSNQAALGQPAYFYLFDHGYPATQEWDLHAFHAAELPYIFDTAGKTPPLWPKIPSNLAERRLTDAMGDYWASFAATGKPRAKGWPDWRPYSEDRSFLHFADVPRAGKNLFPGVAALHEAVVCRRRAAGDIAWNWNVGVAAPPLPPKAKGCQ
- a CDS encoding Crp/Fnr family transcriptional regulator, with protein sequence MVMRAHAGEGDQSPIVPWIEFRDQSGWDDVLHLGRKVTWNARTVIQRPEDEVASIFLLRSGMIKVAAASEAGLQRTLWLSGPGSTLGEAAMFGRHPYMHHITAMEDCVAYGFTRKVILEELLPSRPAVSAALLSNLSAKCYVMSTQVEETAFLAVPQRVGRFLYGLCLARNSRRLPLSHADIGDLLGLHRVTVSRTVGALKRAGLLEENTHGIVVTDIDALADFVTANTPLDARP
- a CDS encoding TonB-dependent receptor; the encoded protein is MAQSTGAPAPAGTTARDDRRDEDIIVTATRRTERLQDVPLSVTAFGQDELDELGVVGYEGIAQNTPGIVVNRPTQNFNNFTSRGINTNGYSAGLQSAVAIYVDELPISANGNSTILDPNLYDVERVEFLRGPQGTLFGSNSLAGAMRILTRSPDLDEFQASASVDLGLTGSSSVRQRYNAMINLPIMTDELGLRVTGYYRNEDGWVDNIGTGVKDSNSLEAYGGRAILLMQPSDRMKVKLLASYENSKPADSALTNPLLGKFVRRSDRPDLFQGKLTNYNVTVNYEFDFAELISSTTLSDYDASFYVDLAGTFAQAFPFALDAYGYDDLFVQETRLVSRTSGPVDWVAGFFYYDKRRTVDFAYRSTQEFLDARGLTGLPDEYYQRFNSYTDQTEIAGFGEVSVHFTDNFWVTGGLRYGRTEVQSFTRGGGYNSNYLTLAFLGISNFPLTVTPVTPVTGLKVSDDRVSYKASVSWRPMPELTTYATVSTGFRTPVVNARAGLVSTINPSDIVIPDGAKSDSVTNYEVGLKGRWLGGDLTTNFAAYYIDWQDIQVQANRVSDSIQFATNIGGAESYGLEFEIVARPVEGLSLALNGSFNRAKVTELSAIEAAISGAEPGVRLASPRFQGSSTLRYDFSIGGDKSAFAAVNVSHAGSFPNQFPNVPGNPNAVSPTYDYTEAWTNVNLYAGAKLGRLDLTAYVENLFDDSSITYVHPEAFLDGRYARLRPRTVGVRANYRF
- a CDS encoding IS3 family transposase (programmed frameshift) is translated as MAKVGKRYFTDEFKREAVTLWETSGRMQADVARELGIMPTMLRRWQRALEIKGTVPAAKPLSSSMASPADQASEIARLRRELDRTRMERDILKKRGRHLRGDATVKFQFIRAHAGPWPVSVMCRMLGVSRSGYYDWRDRPPSMRMTENAVLLADIRRIQARHSGRYGSPRMHAALRAEGRGCSRGRVERLMRRHGIRALAGRRFRPSTTDSRHYLPIAPNLLAQRFEATAPNRVWLADISYIPTGEGWLYLAAVLDLATRKIVGWAMRDHMRTELTLAALMMAAQRQRPARGLVHHSDRGSQYAAGAYVDQLTAIGATASMSRTGNCYDNAPMESFFHTLKVELVHQCRWATHVEARQALFGYIEGYYNRHRMHSALGYLTPEQAEQRMTG
- a CDS encoding ATP-binding domain-containing protein produces the protein MLLTRPDEGMLYVFLDENQDLYHRSASIPVPGEPMILDRNCRNTSAIHDAAYRHYRGTAVAAPEIAGVEVGTIHAGGIERQARAIGSLLTRLIVAERIAPHDIAVLICKGALRSAYETALARVPIPSDSRLGWIEEYDPGVITVDTVARFKGLERPVIILWALDDCTPGRDRETLYVGMSRAKSVLYICATREACSRALSTTG
- a CDS encoding NERD domain-containing protein, with the translated sequence MARCIPSPEVATSDSKAELKLFEALGKQLDDDYTVLHSVAWISKPGGSGPRDGETDLLICHPRRGVLVVEVKGGRVSLDYSTRAWTSTDRDGTVHDIRNPFEQARTGKYGILEKIRENPAWQTLRIGRFNLGHAVFLPDVGDGARLCGPDAPAALIGDRGHMESLAGWVERVFAYWRDDEKGRIAEIGSRGVNAIIRIFARAATTRPLLSARIQDEEVRRIELTRRQAMILDMLRRQRRVMISGGAGTGKTLIAREKAVRLADEGLRTLLVCFNRGLADHLREQCEGIDGLDVATFHQVCHRWASRARMELGRDVMAEAGRDHPGADKFELQMPLALATAVNLLGPAYDAIVVDEGQDFGDAFWLPIEMLIFLRLCGH
- a CDS encoding tyrosine phenol-lyase encodes the protein MDRRYVPEPYKIKVVEPIAVTTRDERDRFIAEAGYNTFLLRSDQCTIDLLTDSGTTAMSDNQWAGMMLGDEAYAGSRNFLHLQEVVRTYYGFRHIVPTHQGRGAENLLSMIMIKPGDYVPGNMYFTTTRAHQERNGATFVDVIVDEAHDPQIELPFKGNIDLAKLERLIAEVGAGRIPYLCLAVTVNLAGGQPVSMANMRAVYRLCAAHGIKVMYDATRCIENAYFIKMREEGYAEASIAAILKEMMSYADGCTMSGKKDCLVNIGGFLCMNDDDLYQKASELVVLFEGMPSYGGLAGRDMEAMARGIVESVDYNYVHHRVTQCRYLADRLDEAGIPVVKPTGGHAVFIDAKAFLPHIPQDRFPAQTLAAELYVEAGVRAMERGIVSAGRNRETGDHHRPKLELVRLTIPRRVYTYAHLDTVAEACIALHRRRDTIRGLEMVYEPKVLRFFTARFQPLAGPTKVKARPTAQLVELAG